A single region of the Arthrobacter sp. PAMC25564 genome encodes:
- a CDS encoding malate:quinone oxidoreductase yields MTFISKTQHADVVLIGGGIMSATLGAFIKQLEPNWTISLFERLDEPGLESSGPWNNAGTGHAALCELNYSPAAKDGSVDPAKALNINEQFQLSRQFWSHLITNSLIGSPKGFINTVPHMSFVIGDANTKFLRTRYEALKPNPLFRSMEYSEDHAQIAKWAPLIVKGRDPKQHIAATRAAEGTDVDFGALTRELTTYLGNNGAEINYGHDVTGISKASDGGWDLSIKHPKSGEHGSIHAKFVFVGAGGGALHLLQASGIPESKGYGGFPVSGQFFRCTDETLAGQHSAKVYGQASVGAPPMSVPHLDTRFVNGKRSLLFGPYAGFSTNFLKHGSYLDLPLSIRPSNILPMLAVGRDNMDLTAYLIKEVAKRHGAKVEALREYYPEAKDGDWELITAGQRVQIIKKDPKKGGVLQFGTEVIAGRDGSIGALLGASPGASTAVPIMIELLQKSFPRNFKGWQSKLKEMMPGYGIKLNENPELAAQLEAQTAKTLQLEQVGAQI; encoded by the coding sequence GTGACTTTCATTTCCAAGACCCAACATGCCGACGTCGTCCTGATTGGCGGCGGCATCATGAGCGCCACCTTGGGCGCATTCATCAAGCAGCTTGAACCGAACTGGACCATTTCCTTGTTTGAGCGCCTGGATGAACCGGGCCTGGAGAGCTCCGGGCCCTGGAACAACGCGGGCACCGGACACGCCGCACTGTGTGAGCTTAATTACTCCCCCGCAGCCAAAGACGGCTCGGTGGACCCCGCCAAGGCATTGAACATCAACGAACAGTTCCAGCTGTCCCGGCAGTTCTGGTCCCACCTCATCACGAACTCGCTGATCGGCTCACCCAAGGGCTTCATCAACACCGTTCCGCACATGAGCTTCGTGATCGGCGACGCCAACACCAAGTTCCTGCGCACCCGCTACGAGGCGCTCAAGCCGAATCCGCTGTTCCGCTCGATGGAATACTCCGAGGACCACGCCCAGATCGCCAAGTGGGCCCCGCTGATCGTCAAGGGCCGCGACCCGAAGCAGCACATCGCGGCAACGCGCGCCGCAGAAGGAACCGACGTGGACTTCGGTGCCCTGACCCGGGAGTTGACCACCTACCTCGGCAACAACGGCGCGGAAATCAACTACGGCCATGACGTCACCGGCATCAGCAAGGCCTCCGACGGCGGCTGGGACCTCTCGATCAAGCACCCGAAGTCCGGCGAACACGGCTCGATCCACGCGAAGTTCGTCTTCGTCGGCGCCGGCGGCGGCGCCCTGCACCTGCTGCAGGCCTCCGGCATCCCGGAAAGCAAGGGCTACGGCGGCTTCCCCGTCTCCGGCCAGTTTTTCCGCTGCACCGACGAAACGCTCGCCGGCCAGCATAGCGCCAAGGTCTACGGGCAGGCATCCGTCGGGGCCCCGCCCATGTCCGTGCCGCATCTTGACACGCGCTTCGTCAACGGCAAGCGTTCCCTGCTCTTCGGCCCCTACGCCGGCTTCTCCACCAACTTCCTCAAGCACGGCTCCTACCTGGACCTGCCGCTGTCCATCCGGCCCTCCAACATCCTCCCGATGCTGGCCGTAGGCCGGGACAACATGGACCTCACCGCCTACCTGATCAAGGAAGTCGCCAAGCGCCACGGCGCCAAGGTCGAGGCCCTTCGCGAGTACTACCCCGAAGCCAAGGACGGCGACTGGGAACTCATCACCGCCGGCCAGCGGGTCCAGATCATCAAGAAGGACCCGAAGAAGGGCGGCGTGCTGCAGTTCGGCACCGAGGTCATCGCCGGACGCGACGGCTCCATCGGCGCCCTGCTCGGTGCCTCCCCGGGCGCTTCCACCGCTGTGCCGATCATGATCGAGCTGCTCCAGAAGTCCTTCCCCAGGAACTTCAAGGGCTGGCAGTCCAAGCTCAAGGAGATGATGCCCGGCTACGGCATCAAGCTCAACGAGAACCCTGAACTCGCCGCGCAACTGG
- a CDS encoding ABC transporter substrate-binding protein, whose product MLPLASCTGTAGDGPASSAASASPSAAPTAVFTFGTASQPLGLDPALVSDTESYRITRQVLEGLVGVDQTTGQPTPLLATEWNQSEEGRAYTFRLRDKVTFQDGSPFDAAAVCYNFNRWFNFPDALRKQATGTSFKSVFKAHSDQASLSIFKGCTALAPDNVRIDLTQPFTGFLQALTLPAFAISSPQALKAGNADVLDQSRDGQPMSAYALHPVGTGPYVFGSWDQGSVTLASNKDYWGDKGQIGTINFVAYDQPQARLQALLDGKIDAYDAVTVGNFDQLVKRGKQIIQRDPFSVMYLGMNQDIPILQNLKVRQAIEMALDKDTLIRRFFIDNTAQASQFVPPKLSGFNNTAPSLGYNPDKAKQLLAEAGYKGEELKFYYPLNVTRPYLPTPEKVYAEISRQLTAVGLNIKPVPVDWSDGYLQKVTSPGDHALHLLGWNGSYSDPDNFVGPLFGEKTGEFGYQDPQVFSKIARARGLPDGKERTEQYQTINTQIAASVPAVPIAFPISALALSDRVLKYPASPVLNEVFTKVELKP is encoded by the coding sequence ATGCTGCCACTTGCTTCCTGCACCGGAACCGCGGGGGACGGCCCGGCGTCGTCGGCTGCGTCCGCCAGTCCGTCCGCCGCCCCCACTGCCGTCTTCACCTTCGGCACCGCCTCCCAGCCCCTGGGCCTGGACCCGGCACTGGTGTCCGACACCGAGTCCTACCGGATCACCCGCCAGGTGCTGGAGGGCCTCGTGGGCGTCGACCAGACCACCGGGCAGCCCACTCCGCTGCTCGCCACGGAGTGGAACCAGAGCGAGGAAGGCCGGGCCTACACCTTCAGGCTCCGGGACAAGGTGACCTTCCAGGACGGATCGCCCTTCGACGCCGCGGCGGTCTGCTACAACTTCAACCGCTGGTTCAACTTCCCGGATGCGCTCCGCAAGCAGGCCACCGGGACCAGCTTCAAGAGCGTCTTCAAGGCGCATTCGGACCAGGCCTCCCTCTCCATCTTCAAGGGCTGCACGGCCCTGGCGCCCGACAATGTCAGGATTGACCTGACCCAGCCCTTCACCGGGTTCCTCCAGGCCCTGACCCTCCCGGCCTTCGCCATCTCCTCGCCGCAGGCCCTGAAGGCCGGGAACGCCGATGTCCTGGACCAGAGCCGCGACGGGCAGCCGATGTCCGCCTATGCCCTGCATCCGGTGGGTACCGGCCCGTATGTCTTCGGCTCCTGGGACCAGGGCAGCGTCACACTGGCCAGCAACAAGGACTACTGGGGTGACAAGGGCCAGATCGGGACCATCAACTTCGTCGCCTACGACCAGCCGCAGGCACGGCTGCAGGCCTTGCTCGACGGCAAGATCGACGCCTACGACGCCGTGACGGTGGGAAATTTCGACCAGCTGGTCAAACGGGGCAAGCAGATCATCCAGCGGGACCCCTTCTCCGTCATGTACCTGGGCATGAACCAGGACATCCCCATCCTGCAGAACCTCAAGGTCCGCCAGGCGATCGAAATGGCCCTGGACAAGGACACCCTGATCCGCCGGTTCTTCATCGACAACACGGCCCAGGCCTCCCAGTTCGTCCCGCCCAAGCTGAGCGGCTTCAACAACACCGCACCGTCCCTGGGATACAACCCGGACAAGGCCAAGCAGTTGCTGGCCGAAGCCGGCTACAAGGGCGAGGAACTGAAGTTCTACTACCCGCTCAACGTCACCCGGCCCTACCTGCCGACCCCGGAAAAGGTCTACGCGGAGATCAGCAGGCAGCTGACCGCCGTCGGCCTGAACATCAAGCCGGTGCCCGTCGACTGGTCCGACGGCTACCTGCAGAAGGTCACCTCCCCCGGCGACCATGCCCTCCACCTGCTCGGCTGGAACGGTTCCTACTCCGATCCGGACAACTTCGTGGGGCCGCTCTTCGGTGAGAAGACCGGCGAGTTCGGCTACCAGGATCCCCAGGTCTTCTCCAAGATCGCCCGGGCCCGCGGCCTGCCGGACGGCAAGGAGCGGACCGAGCAGTACCAGACCATCAATACGCAGATCGCGGCCTCCGTGCCGGCCGTCCCGATTGCGTTCCCGATCTCGGCGCTGGCGCTCTCCGACCGCGTGCTGAAGTACCCGGCGTCGCCGGTCCTAAATGAAGTTTTCACAAAGGTCGAGCTGAAACCTTGA
- a CDS encoding fasciclin domain-containing protein has product MQTIKRTTFAVAGIAAAAMLSLTACGGSSTTASSAPASTPPASSMAPSPSTSSAPPMDPAANLVGSGCAAYAAQVPSGAGSVSGMALDPVATAASNNPLLTTLTAAVSGKLNPKVNLVDTLNGSEFTVFAPVDDAFKKIDAATIETLKTDDALLSKILTYHVVPGQITPDQIVGTHKTVEGGSVTVTGTKDALKVDGANVICGGVKTANATVYLVDSVLMPK; this is encoded by the coding sequence ATGCAGACCATCAAGCGCACGACTTTCGCCGTTGCAGGCATCGCTGCCGCGGCCATGCTCAGCCTCACTGCCTGTGGCGGATCCAGCACCACGGCCTCGTCGGCTCCGGCGTCCACGCCGCCGGCCTCGAGCATGGCGCCGTCACCGTCCACCAGCTCGGCGCCCCCCATGGACCCCGCCGCCAACCTCGTCGGTTCCGGCTGCGCCGCCTATGCCGCCCAGGTCCCCAGCGGTGCCGGTTCCGTCTCCGGAATGGCCCTCGATCCGGTAGCCACCGCGGCGTCGAACAACCCGCTCCTCACCACCCTGACCGCCGCCGTTTCCGGCAAGCTCAACCCCAAGGTCAACCTGGTGGACACCCTCAACGGCAGCGAGTTCACCGTCTTCGCTCCGGTGGATGACGCCTTCAAGAAGATCGACGCCGCCACGATCGAAACGCTGAAGACGGACGATGCCCTGCTCAGCAAGATCCTGACCTACCACGTTGTCCCCGGCCAGATCACCCCGGACCAGATCGTGGGCACCCACAAAACGGTCGAGGGCGGTTCCGTGACCGTCACCGGCACCAAGGACGCCCTCAAGGTTGACGGCGCCAACGTCATCTGCGGCGGCGTGAAGACCGCGAACGCCACTGTCTACCTGGTCGACTCCGTCCTGATGCCCAAGTAA
- the bcp gene encoding thioredoxin-dependent thiol peroxidase codes for MTERLIPGDPAPDFTLRNAEGQDVSLKGYRGRSTVVYFYPAASTPGCTKEACDFRDSLAFLQKAGYEVLGISPDPVDKLSRFATAEGLNFPLLSDEDHAVAEAYGAWGEKKNYGRSYQGLIRSTVVVDPEGKVAVAQYNVRATGHVAKLRRDLNLGV; via the coding sequence TTGACTGAACGACTCATCCCCGGTGACCCCGCACCGGATTTCACCCTTAGGAACGCGGAAGGACAGGACGTCAGCCTGAAGGGATACCGGGGCCGCAGCACCGTGGTGTACTTCTACCCGGCGGCATCCACCCCGGGGTGCACCAAGGAGGCGTGCGATTTCCGTGATTCCCTGGCATTCCTGCAGAAGGCCGGCTACGAGGTGCTCGGAATCTCTCCCGACCCGGTGGACAAACTCTCAAGGTTCGCCACCGCTGAAGGGCTGAACTTCCCGCTGCTCTCGGATGAGGACCACGCCGTGGCCGAGGCGTACGGGGCCTGGGGCGAAAAGAAGAATTACGGCCGCAGCTACCAGGGGCTCATCCGCTCCACGGTCGTGGTCGATCCTGAAGGCAAGGTCGCAGTCGCGCAGTACAACGTTCGCGCCACGGGACATGTTGCCAAGCTGCGCAGGGATCTGAACCTCGGAGTCTGA
- a CDS encoding MarR family transcriptional regulator has translation MDRWPTGRLLSTAARLVEHSWNEKLGAIGLTHAGVIAMEVLAANGPMTQAQLAQLVRVQAQTMGKTLTRLEAHGHISRERSTSDRRSHVVSLTDRGREAVAEAADMERTVLAAASIDPELLRQELQAVVRELANRISSPAATAIVTAAEPGLVAEASSLG, from the coding sequence ATGGATCGCTGGCCCACTGGGCGCCTATTGTCCACGGCAGCACGCCTGGTCGAGCACTCCTGGAACGAAAAACTGGGGGCCATTGGCCTGACCCATGCGGGGGTGATCGCCATGGAAGTGCTCGCCGCGAACGGGCCGATGACGCAGGCCCAACTGGCCCAACTGGTCCGGGTCCAGGCGCAGACGATGGGCAAGACGCTGACCCGGCTGGAAGCACACGGACATATTTCCCGGGAGCGCAGCACCTCTGACCGCCGCAGCCATGTGGTGTCCCTGACGGATCGGGGCCGCGAGGCCGTCGCCGAAGCCGCGGACATGGAACGCACCGTGCTTGCGGCCGCGTCAATTGACCCCGAGCTGCTGAGGCAGGAACTCCAGGCTGTCGTGAGGGAACTGGCGAACCGCATCTCATCCCCGGCGGCCACGGCCATTGTCACCGCCGCGGAGCCCGGACTCGTCGCCGAGGCCTCCAGCCTGGGCTGA
- a CDS encoding dienelactone hydrolase family protein — protein MGHMLTISNNGTSVDAYLSGPAGEPRGGLIVIHEVWGLVDHTRAVADRFAAEGYLVLAPDLLSGTGMTPELATELQSTLFDPEQRSKAQPKLREVMAPLHAPDFAERTMASLQACFEHLHALPELGGRVAVTGFCFGGTYSFSLATREPRLRAAAPFYGHADLPLEQLRNIGCPVLAFYGEKDAALVDRLPWLERLMDEAGVDFTPVVYPGTGHAFFNDTNDWTYDGVASEDAWQRTLGFLAKNLAS, from the coding sequence ATGGGACACATGCTGACTATTTCGAACAACGGGACCTCGGTCGACGCCTACCTGAGTGGACCTGCGGGTGAGCCGAGGGGCGGCCTGATCGTCATCCACGAAGTGTGGGGACTGGTGGACCATACGAGGGCAGTTGCCGACCGCTTCGCCGCCGAGGGCTACCTGGTCCTGGCCCCGGACCTGCTGTCCGGAACGGGGATGACGCCGGAGCTGGCCACGGAACTCCAGTCCACGCTCTTTGACCCGGAGCAGCGCAGCAAGGCCCAGCCGAAGCTCCGCGAGGTGATGGCCCCGCTGCACGCCCCGGATTTCGCCGAGCGGACGATGGCATCCCTGCAGGCCTGCTTCGAACACCTCCACGCTCTCCCGGAACTGGGCGGCCGCGTGGCGGTCACGGGCTTCTGCTTCGGCGGTACCTACAGCTTTTCGCTGGCCACGAGGGAACCGCGCCTGCGGGCGGCGGCGCCGTTCTACGGGCACGCGGACCTGCCGCTGGAGCAGCTCCGGAACATCGGCTGCCCGGTCCTGGCGTTCTACGGTGAAAAGGACGCGGCCCTCGTTGACCGGCTGCCCTGGCTGGAGCGGCTGATGGACGAGGCCGGCGTCGACTTCACCCCCGTCGTGTATCCCGGAACCGGCCACGCCTTCTTCAACGACACCAACGACTGGACCTACGACGGCGTTGCCTCCGAAGACGCGTGGCAGCGGACCCTGGGATTCCTGGCGAAAAACCTCGCGTCCTAG
- a CDS encoding universal stress protein, with amino-acid sequence MSSSNGFRIVVGVDGSAQSQAALDWGVQEARLRQGQVLALATWHLPYVADAAGQAWDYAAFEQDVQAVLAEELQRVADPAVQITGQVVEGNPAAALVEASRDADLVIVGSRGRGGFAGLLLGSVSSNLAHHAHCPVLIIRTGSAAD; translated from the coding sequence ATGAGCAGCAGTAACGGATTCAGGATTGTTGTGGGGGTGGACGGCTCGGCCCAGTCCCAGGCGGCCCTCGACTGGGGCGTGCAGGAGGCCCGGCTGAGGCAGGGCCAGGTGCTCGCCCTGGCGACGTGGCACCTTCCGTATGTGGCGGACGCTGCCGGCCAGGCATGGGACTACGCGGCTTTCGAGCAGGATGTGCAGGCGGTCCTTGCTGAGGAGCTCCAGCGCGTGGCCGATCCGGCCGTGCAGATCACCGGACAGGTGGTCGAGGGGAACCCGGCGGCTGCCCTGGTGGAAGCCTCACGGGATGCGGACCTTGTCATCGTCGGATCCCGCGGACGCGGGGGATTCGCCGGCCTGCTGCTGGGGTCGGTGTCCTCCAACCTGGCGCACCATGCGCATTGCCCCGTGCTGATCATCCGGACCGGGTCCGCGGCCGATTGA
- a CDS encoding CHAD domain-containing protein yields the protein MPAPSWTRRRERSVWREWEIELVEGTGRLLKAADKLLAADSHRPAELPSKLARALGPRYPHGPAPAPRPTWRGPASDALLFYLHEQVEALKAQDPGGREDAPDAVHQLRVAARRMRSVPATFGKLLDTGTAKPLRTELQWLAGTVGQARDTEVMRTRLTEMISAEPPALLLGPVAQQIEEHLGAIYRDARAEGLAALEDGRYFRLLDSLDSFLAEPPLTARARNEAPRTVGRLVTSERRRLKKAVHALDTGPVTAQTDAALHEVRKSAKRLRYAAEAAEPLFGRQATRLAGGAEKIHEIWAIIRTAW from the coding sequence ATGCCCGCTCCCTCCTGGACCCGCAGGAGGGAGCGGTCCGTATGGCGGGAATGGGAAATCGAGCTGGTCGAAGGCACCGGACGGCTGCTCAAGGCCGCCGACAAGCTGCTCGCCGCCGACAGCCACCGCCCCGCAGAGCTTCCATCCAAACTCGCCCGCGCTCTGGGCCCCCGATATCCCCACGGGCCCGCTCCGGCCCCACGACCGACATGGCGCGGCCCCGCCTCTGACGCGCTGCTGTTCTACCTGCACGAGCAGGTGGAGGCCCTGAAGGCACAGGACCCGGGGGGACGCGAGGATGCCCCGGACGCTGTGCATCAGCTTCGGGTGGCCGCCCGCCGGATGCGGTCCGTGCCGGCCACCTTCGGTAAGCTCCTGGACACCGGGACCGCGAAGCCGCTGCGGACGGAACTTCAATGGCTGGCCGGCACCGTAGGCCAGGCCAGGGACACAGAGGTCATGCGGACCCGGCTGACGGAGATGATCAGCGCCGAACCGCCGGCGTTGCTCCTGGGTCCGGTTGCGCAGCAGATCGAAGAACACCTCGGCGCCATCTACCGCGATGCGCGCGCCGAGGGACTGGCGGCGCTGGAGGATGGCCGCTACTTCCGCCTCCTCGATTCCCTCGATAGCTTCCTCGCGGAGCCACCCTTGACGGCACGGGCGCGGAATGAAGCGCCCCGGACGGTCGGCCGCCTCGTCACGTCCGAACGCCGACGGCTCAAAAAGGCAGTGCATGCCCTGGACACCGGCCCCGTCACGGCACAGACGGATGCCGCGCTCCACGAAGTGCGCAAGAGCGCCAAGCGGTTGCGCTACGCGGCGGAAGCAGCGGAGCCGCTCTTCGGGAGGCAGGCCACCAGGCTTGCCGGCGGCGCCGAGAAGATCCACGAGATTTGGGCGATCATCAGGACAGCATGGTGA
- a CDS encoding DUF2510 domain-containing protein, with product MTVPPNASTPGPGWYPDPAGSGRLRWWDGTAWTVHFSAPPYPGPPVTRPHLRENTPVYNPFIWLIVALSLVPLILLLTWNPVLRLRTIGAGRAQTLDPAALFTPQYFLLVISGFVVYGVSAFMAYLDWERLRRDGVVRPFHWAWVFLSREVYVIGRSVIVHQVAPKRGLAPVWATIGVTLLALVLAGLKMSALLATIVNHAATI from the coding sequence ATGACTGTCCCGCCCAACGCTTCGACGCCTGGACCTGGCTGGTACCCGGATCCGGCGGGTTCCGGCCGGCTCCGGTGGTGGGACGGCACCGCGTGGACCGTTCATTTCAGCGCTCCCCCGTACCCGGGTCCGCCGGTTACCAGGCCACATCTCAGGGAGAATACCCCGGTCTACAACCCGTTCATCTGGCTGATTGTGGCCCTGTCCCTGGTCCCCCTCATCCTCCTGCTGACCTGGAATCCCGTCCTGCGGCTGCGTACCATCGGCGCGGGCCGGGCCCAGACCCTCGACCCGGCGGCGTTGTTCACCCCCCAATATTTTCTGCTGGTCATCAGCGGTTTCGTCGTCTACGGGGTGTCCGCGTTCATGGCCTACCTTGACTGGGAACGGCTGCGCCGGGACGGCGTTGTCCGCCCCTTTCACTGGGCCTGGGTGTTCCTGAGCCGCGAGGTCTATGTGATCGGCCGCTCCGTGATCGTTCACCAGGTGGCGCCGAAGCGCGGACTGGCACCGGTTTGGGCCACGATCGGCGTGACCCTCCTGGCCCTGGTCCTGGCCGGACTCAAGATGTCCGCGCTGCTGGCCACAATCGTGAACCACGCGGCCACCATCTGA
- a CDS encoding metalloregulator ArsR/SmtB family transcription factor, with the protein MADDLPAGLVLSDVKAELFKSIGHPARIQLLEMLADGPVAVSRLRDNTGLEPSNLSQHLGVLRRQRLIVPTRRDGRLFYELACPEVNILLGAARSLLGTLLHTTRVSLALDEAREKAIR; encoded by the coding sequence ATGGCGGATGATCTTCCCGCAGGTCTTGTCCTGAGCGATGTGAAGGCCGAACTTTTTAAATCCATCGGCCACCCTGCACGGATCCAGCTTCTGGAAATGCTTGCCGACGGGCCGGTTGCGGTGAGCCGGCTGCGCGACAACACAGGTCTGGAGCCTTCCAACCTGTCCCAGCATCTGGGCGTGCTGCGCCGGCAGCGCCTGATCGTCCCGACACGACGCGACGGCCGGCTGTTTTACGAACTGGCCTGCCCCGAGGTGAACATCCTGCTCGGAGCCGCCCGCTCCCTGCTGGGAACCCTCCTCCACACCACCCGGGTGTCCCTCGCCCTGGACGAAGCCCGGGAAAAGGCAATCCGCTGA
- a CDS encoding YegP family protein, which yields MFELFPDTDTSYRFRLTAPDGTVMALSKPFADKPAAVAGIAAVREYAGMGLVTEITEPQGNTLPRALPARIRSGTGAENRPRRSGITGALVRPPHIRIRSAARFLRERAITRNHQMILRWRQTLGSRTAPAEPSAC from the coding sequence ATGTTCGAACTGTTCCCCGACACCGACACTTCCTACCGATTTCGGCTGACTGCCCCGGACGGGACAGTCATGGCCCTCTCCAAGCCCTTCGCCGACAAGCCCGCAGCCGTGGCCGGCATCGCCGCCGTGCGCGAGTATGCCGGCATGGGACTTGTTACTGAAATAACGGAACCGCAAGGTAACACCTTGCCCCGCGCCCTGCCAGCCCGGATCCGCTCGGGTACCGGCGCTGAGAACAGACCGCGCCGCTCAGGCATCACCGGAGCCCTTGTCCGGCCGCCACACATCCGCATCCGGTCCGCCGCCCGTTTCCTCCGCGAACGTGCCATTACCCGGAATCACCAGATGATCCTGCGCTGGCGGCAAACCCTGGGATCACGAACGGCTCCGGCTGAGCCCAGCGCGTGCTGA
- a CDS encoding PAS and ANTAR domain-containing protein: MTTLKALQAYSSALLAEECLAGTFHYDLVTGELQWSEEIYLIHGYRRGEVVPTVDLLMSHKHPEDRDRCRENFEVCRGAGFFASYHRLIDARRRERRVLTAGEAVPDDSGRPLFIDGFVLDLTKTLQLETDRTAREAIAGAIGTRGLIEQAKGILMGILHIGSNAAFERLSAYSQHHNIKIAHAAAAIVRLANDTQESATLDGVIHTLDGIFAAHQTD; this comes from the coding sequence GTGACCACCTTGAAAGCACTTCAGGCCTACTCCAGCGCACTGCTGGCCGAGGAATGCCTCGCGGGGACCTTTCACTATGACCTGGTGACCGGGGAGCTGCAATGGTCCGAGGAGATCTACCTCATCCACGGCTATCGCCGGGGAGAGGTCGTCCCCACGGTTGACCTCCTGATGTCACACAAGCATCCCGAAGACAGGGACCGGTGCAGGGAAAATTTTGAAGTATGCCGCGGGGCAGGCTTTTTTGCCAGCTACCACCGTCTTATCGACGCACGGCGCCGGGAACGCCGGGTCCTGACCGCGGGGGAGGCGGTACCGGACGATTCCGGGAGGCCGCTTTTCATCGACGGATTTGTCCTCGATCTCACAAAGACTCTTCAGCTGGAGACGGACCGGACCGCCCGCGAAGCAATAGCCGGAGCTATCGGTACGCGAGGCCTCATCGAACAGGCCAAGGGCATCCTGATGGGAATCCTTCACATTGGCTCCAACGCCGCCTTTGAACGGCTTTCTGCCTACAGCCAGCACCACAACATCAAGATCGCCCACGCGGCGGCGGCAATTGTCCGGTTGGCCAACGACACACAGGAATCCGCCACGCTCGACGGCGTCATCCACACATTGGACGGCATCTTCGCGGCGCATCAGACGGACTGA
- a CDS encoding TetR/AcrR family transcriptional regulator — protein sequence MTANDADGPTLLPATAMAGRDDPVDRILATAYELFSRRGIRDVGINELIDSSGVSKATFYRHFPSKDALVLAFLALRDQVWTVDLIVAEARRRGHTAEERLLAIFDVFGDWFQRDDFEACAFINVLLEMGPEHPLGKASIGYLSRIRGHIQALAEEAGLDRPGEFARSWHILMKGSIISATEGDVLASRRAQQMARWLIEHHRTL from the coding sequence ATGACTGCCAACGATGCCGACGGTCCCACATTGCTGCCGGCCACTGCCATGGCCGGCCGCGACGATCCGGTGGACCGTATTCTCGCCACCGCCTACGAGCTGTTTTCCCGCCGCGGCATCCGTGACGTCGGGATTAACGAGCTGATCGACAGTTCAGGGGTCTCCAAAGCAACGTTTTACCGGCACTTTCCGTCCAAGGACGCACTGGTGCTTGCCTTCCTCGCCCTCCGCGACCAGGTGTGGACCGTGGACCTCATCGTCGCCGAGGCCAGACGCCGCGGCCACACGGCCGAGGAACGGCTGCTCGCCATTTTCGACGTGTTCGGGGACTGGTTCCAGCGCGACGACTTCGAGGCGTGCGCGTTCATCAACGTCCTCCTGGAGATGGGACCGGAACACCCCCTGGGGAAGGCGAGCATCGGATACCTCAGCAGGATCAGGGGCCATATCCAGGCCCTGGCCGAGGAAGCCGGGCTGGACCGCCCCGGGGAATTCGCACGATCCTGGCACATCCTGATGAAGGGGTCCATCATCTCGGCCACGGAAGGCGACGTCCTGGCTTCGAGACGCGCCCAGCAAATGGCCCGCTGGCTGATCGAACACCATCGGACCTTGTAA
- a CDS encoding helix-turn-helix domain-containing protein, whose amino-acid sequence MDDTPLMTAADLAKRLNLTTATVYEKCKTGQWPHIKLGRSYRFTEEHYRAIIEPPVPFKRPSRAARERFKGMI is encoded by the coding sequence ATGGACGACACCCCACTGATGACGGCCGCCGACCTCGCCAAGAGGCTCAACCTGACCACTGCGACGGTGTACGAGAAGTGTAAGACCGGCCAGTGGCCACACATCAAGCTCGGCAGGAGCTATCGCTTCACCGAAGAGCACTACCGGGCCATCATCGAGCCCCCTGTCCCCTTCAAGCGACCGTCGCGAGCGGCGCGGGAGCGATTCAAGGGGATGATCTGA
- a CDS encoding helix-turn-helix domain-containing protein, with protein sequence MRDIPLMTAAEVAAKLKVNVETVYKMCKTGRWPHTKIGRLYRFTEEHYQAIIATPAMPEQRPRTQRENIARLLHSTSYPRG encoded by the coding sequence ATGAGAGACATCCCACTGATGACGGCCGCCGAAGTGGCCGCGAAACTCAAAGTGAACGTCGAAACGGTCTACAAGATGTGCAAGACCGGCAGGTGGCCGCACACCAAGATCGGCCGGCTCTACCGCTTCACCGAAGAGCACTACCAGGCCATCATCGCTACCCCGGCCATGCCAGAGCAACGACCGCGCACGCAGCGCGAGAATATTGCGCGGCTGCTCCACTCAACCTCGTATCCCCGTGGATAA